The following are encoded together in the Micromonospora lupini genome:
- a CDS encoding M23 family metallopeptidase, which translates to MQEDSPVQNENTPDTTVEQPRNARRRNRLIVLGAAALVALGLGGVAVATAGPDRPTPTAVSIDTQSRAEAASRADRSARESSAPTSPPASPTVSPSTASASPTPTRKATAKPKPKPKQTTRPTAAWVDPMPGASVTSCFGERWGTLHAGIDLALPSGTPIRAAAAGTVTQAGDAADGYGNSVFIDHGNGYLTHYAHQSRIAVTVGQKVKAGQVIGYEGATGDATGPHLHFEVHQGMWNQIDPAPFMRAHGVDLGC; encoded by the coding sequence GTGCAGGAAGACAGCCCCGTCCAGAACGAGAACACCCCCGACACCACAGTCGAGCAGCCGCGGAACGCCCGCCGGCGGAACCGCCTCATCGTGCTTGGCGCGGCCGCGCTTGTCGCCCTCGGCCTGGGCGGGGTCGCCGTCGCCACCGCCGGCCCCGACCGGCCAACGCCCACCGCCGTCTCGATCGACACCCAGTCCCGGGCCGAGGCCGCCAGCCGGGCGGACCGCTCGGCCCGCGAGTCGAGCGCGCCGACCTCCCCGCCGGCCAGCCCGACGGTGAGCCCGTCGACGGCCAGCGCCAGCCCTACACCGACGAGGAAGGCCACCGCCAAACCGAAGCCGAAGCCGAAGCAGACCACCAGGCCGACGGCCGCCTGGGTCGACCCGATGCCGGGCGCCTCGGTCACGTCCTGCTTCGGCGAGCGCTGGGGCACCCTGCACGCAGGGATCGACCTGGCGCTGCCCTCGGGCACCCCCATCCGCGCCGCGGCCGCCGGCACTGTCACCCAGGCCGGTGACGCCGCTGACGGGTACGGCAACTCCGTCTTCATCGACCACGGCAACGGCTACCTGACCCACTACGCCCACCAGAGCCGCATCGCGGTGACCGTCGGGCAGAAGGTCAAGGCCGGCCAGGTGATCGGCTACGAGGGCGCCACAGGCGACGCCACGGGCCCGCACCTGCACTTCGAGGTGCACCAGGGCATGTGGAACCAGATCGACCCCGCGCCGTTCATGCGCGCGCACGGCGTCGACCTGGGCTGCTGA
- a CDS encoding M23 family metallopeptidase — translation MRQRLSSEPDRYRGRRRVPTPPRSRYAAVVTTAFVGAGIVALGASALPDAKDVSPTVLDELKQASVTSQDVAARADNAERASRDSRTKEAAEPEVWMLPLQGYDFNSPYGMRWGKLHTGVDLVVPEGTPYVAVHDGLVTKAGWFGGYGYAVIVQHADGSEAIYGHSSALSVKEGQQVKAGDQLGLVGQTGHAYGTHLHLELHVKGAPIDPVPYLQERGVDIKLQVEAIYSDVAGS, via the coding sequence CGCCTGTCGTCTGAGCCCGATCGATATCGCGGTCGTCGCCGCGTGCCCACCCCCCCGCGTAGCCGTTACGCGGCCGTCGTCACCACCGCCTTCGTCGGCGCGGGCATCGTCGCGCTGGGCGCGTCGGCCCTGCCGGACGCCAAGGACGTCAGCCCGACGGTGCTCGACGAGCTCAAGCAGGCGTCGGTCACCAGTCAGGACGTCGCGGCCCGTGCGGACAACGCCGAGCGCGCCTCCCGGGACAGCCGCACGAAGGAAGCGGCCGAGCCCGAGGTCTGGATGCTGCCGCTGCAGGGTTACGACTTCAACTCCCCGTACGGGATGCGGTGGGGCAAGCTGCACACAGGCGTCGACCTGGTCGTCCCCGAGGGCACTCCGTACGTGGCGGTCCACGACGGGCTGGTCACCAAGGCCGGCTGGTTCGGCGGCTACGGCTACGCGGTGATCGTCCAGCACGCCGACGGCAGCGAGGCCATCTACGGCCACTCCTCCGCGCTCAGCGTCAAGGAGGGCCAGCAGGTCAAGGCGGGCGACCAGCTCGGCCTGGTGGGCCAGACCGGCCACGCCTACGGCACCCACCTGCACCTTGAGCTCCATGTCAAGGGCGCGCCGATCGACCCCGTTCCGTACCTGCAGGAGCGCGGAGTGGACATCAAGCTGCAAGTCGAGGCAATCTACAGCGACGTAGCGGGATCCTGA